From Pseudomonas sp. stari2, a single genomic window includes:
- a CDS encoding sigma 54-interacting transcriptional regulator yields the protein MSFETFGQPLLTFPDAEKSPLSIRAKALVFVDPRSRQLREEMAQLAPRSTSVLIRGETGTGKELLARHIHRASDRSGLFVSVNCGAISPTYADAELFGYAAGSYSGSASSRAGWFGSANGGTLYLDEIGDLPLPIQIKLLAALENHEVTRVGAHQPSPVDVRLVAATSIDLGQAVAAGKFHERLYHYLGEGHLELPALRERVGDILSLAEYFLGIYSQRLDLPVPLISEAAQQVLEQHSWPGNTRELENVIHFALLVSTGDEILPEHLNLHEVSGPLVQIERQVASLSLNGTADERKALKELLLNLSEAL from the coding sequence ATGAGTTTCGAAACCTTCGGCCAGCCGTTGCTGACCTTTCCCGATGCGGAAAAAAGTCCCCTGAGCATTCGCGCCAAGGCGCTGGTGTTCGTTGATCCACGCTCGCGCCAGTTGCGTGAAGAAATGGCCCAGCTCGCACCGCGCTCGACGTCGGTGCTGATTCGCGGCGAGACCGGCACCGGCAAGGAACTGCTTGCCCGCCATATCCACCGCGCCAGTGATCGCAGCGGATTGTTCGTCTCGGTCAACTGCGGGGCGATCAGCCCGACTTACGCCGATGCCGAATTGTTTGGCTACGCCGCCGGCAGCTACAGCGGCTCGGCCAGCAGCCGCGCCGGCTGGTTCGGTTCGGCCAACGGCGGCACCTTGTACCTGGACGAGATCGGTGACCTGCCGCTGCCGATCCAGATCAAGTTGCTCGCCGCGCTGGAAAACCACGAAGTCACCCGCGTCGGTGCCCATCAACCGAGCCCTGTGGATGTGCGGCTGGTGGCGGCGACCAGTATCGATCTGGGGCAGGCGGTGGCGGCGGGGAAATTTCACGAACGGCTCTATCACTATCTCGGCGAGGGACACCTGGAGCTGCCAGCATTGCGCGAGCGGGTGGGCGACATTCTGTCGTTGGCCGAGTACTTCCTCGGCATTTACAGCCAGCGCCTGGATCTTCCTGTGCCGCTGATCAGCGAAGCGGCGCAGCAGGTTCTGGAACAACACAGCTGGCCGGGCAATACCCGGGAGCTGGAAAACGTCATTCATTTTGCGCTGCTGGTGAGCACCGGCGACGAAATCCTGCCGGAGCACCTGAACCTGCACGAGGTGTCTGGACCGCTGGTTCAGATCGAACGTCAGGTGGCGAGCCTCAGCCTCAACGGCACTGCCGATGAACGTAAGGCATTGAAAGAATTGCTGTTGAACCTGAGCGAAGCGTTGTAA
- a CDS encoding MetQ/NlpA family ABC transporter substrate-binding protein has translation MKKVLLFSALAAALTASLAQAGEKLVVAATPVPHAEILELIKPTLAKEGVDLEVKVFTDYVQPNVQVGEKRLDANYFQTKPYLDSFNAGKYKDDKAKYLVTVQGVHVEPFGGYSSKYKTLAELPDGATIAIPNEGSNSGRALILLQKAGLIELKDPKNALATPKDIAKNPHNFKFKELESALLPRVLKEVDLDMINTNYALEAKLNPTKDALVIEGADSPYVNFLVAREDNKNSDAIKKLAAALTSPEVKAFIEKKYNGAVLPAF, from the coding sequence ATGAAAAAGGTTCTGTTGTTTTCCGCATTGGCGGCTGCTCTGACTGCTTCCCTGGCCCAGGCCGGCGAGAAACTGGTAGTCGCGGCCACCCCTGTACCGCACGCCGAGATCCTCGAACTGATCAAGCCGACCCTCGCCAAAGAAGGCGTGGATCTGGAAGTCAAAGTCTTCACCGATTACGTGCAGCCGAACGTGCAGGTTGGCGAGAAGCGGCTGGACGCCAACTACTTCCAGACCAAGCCTTACCTGGACAGCTTCAACGCCGGTAAATACAAGGATGACAAGGCCAAGTACCTGGTGACCGTGCAGGGTGTTCACGTTGAACCGTTCGGTGGCTACTCCAGCAAGTACAAGACCCTGGCCGAACTGCCTGATGGCGCAACCATCGCTATCCCTAACGAAGGCAGCAACAGCGGCCGCGCACTGATCCTGCTGCAGAAGGCTGGTCTGATCGAACTGAAAGATCCGAAAAACGCTCTGGCCACGCCGAAAGACATCGCCAAGAACCCGCACAACTTCAAGTTCAAGGAACTGGAGTCGGCCTTGCTGCCGCGTGTTCTGAAAGAAGTCGACCTGGACATGATCAACACCAACTACGCGCTGGAAGCCAAGCTGAATCCGACCAAGGACGCTCTGGTGATCGAAGGCGCGGATTCGCCTTATGTGAACTTCCTGGTGGCCCGTGAGGACAACAAGAACAGCGACGCCATCAAGAAACTGGCCGCTGCCTTGACCAGCCCGGAAGTCAAAGCGTTCATCGAGAAGAAGTACAACGGCGCGGTACTGCCGGCGTTCTGA
- a CDS encoding amino acid ABC transporter permease gives MASSGLELLWVSLPQLAKGAGQTLSISFLSIAVSTVGGVLYGVLRTLNVTWLNALLRIYLELFRAIPVLVWLYLLFFGLPIFFGLSLPSFWCAVLVLSLWGASEVGEVARGALHSLPRGQREAGLSIGLNATQLYGYVLLPQALKRMTPPTINVYTRIIKTSSLAVLIGVVDVIKVGQQIIERTYESVLIYGALFLFFFFICYPLSAASRVLERRWTQA, from the coding sequence ATGGCCAGTTCGGGTCTTGAACTGCTCTGGGTGTCGTTGCCGCAATTGGCCAAAGGCGCGGGGCAAACCCTGTCGATCTCGTTCCTGAGCATTGCCGTCAGCACCGTCGGCGGCGTGCTCTACGGCGTACTTCGCACGCTCAACGTGACGTGGCTGAACGCGCTGCTGCGGATCTATCTGGAGCTGTTCCGGGCGATCCCGGTGCTGGTCTGGTTGTACCTGCTGTTTTTTGGCCTGCCGATTTTCTTCGGCCTGAGCCTGCCGAGCTTCTGGTGCGCGGTGCTGGTGCTGTCGCTGTGGGGCGCAAGCGAGGTCGGCGAAGTGGCGCGCGGTGCACTGCATTCGTTGCCGCGCGGGCAGCGTGAAGCGGGGCTGTCGATCGGTCTGAATGCGACGCAGCTCTACGGCTACGTGCTGTTGCCTCAGGCGCTGAAACGCATGACGCCACCGACCATCAACGTCTACACGCGGATCATCAAGACCAGTTCGCTGGCGGTGCTGATCGGCGTGGTGGATGTGATCAAGGTCGGTCAGCAGATCATCGAGCGCACCTACGAATCGGTGCTGATCTACGGCGCGCTGTTTCTGTTTTTCTTTTTCATCTGCTATCCGCTGTCGGCCGCTTCGCGCGTGCTGGAGCGGCGCTGGACGCAAGCATGA
- a CDS encoding amino acid ABC transporter permease, whose amino-acid sequence MTFDYAFILSTLPAFLKAVGVTLQVGLIAIGTSLLVALLNATILVFRTPYLQKLVGLYVELARNTPLLIQLFFVYFALPALGIKVSGFTAAIITMTFLGGAYLTEVLRAGVDAVPQAQLESGRSIGLSHGQLLRYVILPQAGILSLPSLFANFIFLLKETTVVSAVAVPEILYTTKSYIALYYKTYEMLAVLTLICVLLFLPLSLLLSRLERRLQHGQFGS is encoded by the coding sequence ATGACCTTCGATTACGCATTTATCCTCAGCACCCTGCCGGCGTTTTTAAAAGCCGTGGGCGTGACGCTGCAGGTCGGTTTGATCGCCATCGGCACCTCGCTGCTGGTAGCGCTGCTGAACGCGACAATTCTGGTGTTTCGCACGCCTTACCTGCAAAAACTGGTCGGGCTGTATGTCGAGTTGGCGCGCAACACGCCGCTGCTGATCCAGCTGTTCTTCGTCTACTTCGCGTTGCCAGCCTTGGGGATCAAGGTTTCCGGATTCACCGCCGCGATCATCACCATGACGTTCCTCGGCGGCGCTTACCTCACCGAAGTGCTGCGCGCCGGCGTCGATGCGGTGCCCCAGGCGCAGCTTGAGTCTGGCCGTTCCATCGGCCTGTCCCACGGGCAGTTGCTGCGTTACGTGATCCTGCCGCAAGCGGGAATACTCAGCCTGCCGTCGCTGTTCGCCAATTTCATTTTCCTGCTCAAGGAGACCACCGTGGTCTCGGCCGTGGCGGTGCCGGAGATTCTCTACACCACCAAAAGCTACATCGCGCTTTACTACAAAACCTACGAAATGCTCGCCGTGCTGACGCTGATCTGCGTGCTGTTGTTCCTGCCACTGTCGCTGCTGTTGAGCCGTCTGGAAAGGAGGCTCCAGCATGGCCAGTTCGGGTCTTGA